GTAGGCATCAACCTGGAACGAATATGGAGTTAGGTCATGGGATTCTAAAGAGTAAGTAATTGGAGAAATGAAACATCGCAATCATTTAATCATTTCATTCCCCGCCATGTCAAGCTCTCACAAAGGGATTACTTACATTTCGAACTCACCTTTCGATTCAAGTAGGCGGTGGAGAGGGAGTCCGCACCGCTGGATACACTCCGTGTCCCGCTGGCAGTGCTGGTTCCTCCACTCGAGCTCCTTGCCCTTTCAGCCGAACTGCTGGAGGATCGTTTCTGGACCCGACCCAGTACAATTGGTGGGGCAGAGatctcttcgggatgctggagCGGCGGCGGGGGAATGATTGCCGAAACATTGACGCCTCCATTGGAGCCCGTCTGGGCATGGTGCGTCTCATCGCCCACCTGCTTCGAGATGGTGGCGATCTTCGGTTCGTGACCACATCCATTACGCCTCAAGGTGGAGGATGATATGATCAGATCTTGGGCCTGCTGCTGGAGATTTGTCGAGGATTTAGCCCGCTGTCCGTAGGCCAGAGTGGCGGCATGCCTAGTTCCAGGCGACAAGGAGCAGGTCGGTGTGGAGGTGCTGCTTCCGCCGGATGTGGTTGTGCCGAAAAGTTTTCCAGCTCCGCTCAAGAAGGCATTGGCATTGGCCGTACTGCCCATGTAGGACATCGGTACGTGCTGGATGGGACACTGGCACATTGGCTTCTTGCTGACTGGCTTTTCTGTTCCAGAGCCGGCGGAGCTACTCGTCTTGGGCTTCACTTGGAGGGGATCAGCCACAGCGAAGTACCTCGGAATGGTTCGATGGTAGCGACGCGAACTTGAAGGCGTTTTGCTgtactgctgctgttgctgttgaaCGATCTGGGTGTTCTTCAGCGTCCCAGTCAGAGGCATCTGCGTGGTCTGGGTCACCGAGTCCGCAGTACTGCAAGTCGGAGCTGCCGAAATCGTTGCAATCTCCAGTGGCTGCAGCAACTCAATGGCTGGCGCCAGTAGAtgttgtggctgctgctgctgctggatgtGAGTGGGCGTGGGCATTGGCTCTGTACTGGCGGCTGGCAGGGAATGGTAGCTAGCCGCACTGGCACTGGCGTTGATCTCCACATCGGCCACAGTGAGATATTGCTGCTGTTGAGTCTGCAGCGGCAGCTGATGGAGCAGTTCCTGGGATCCCCGCGGGGTGGATCTGCGACTGGAGgtcgctgctgctgtggtCACACTGGCACTGATGTTCAGGTGGCAGTTCTTGTAGCTGCACTCAGCGTTTGTCGGTGGCTTGGGCATGGCCTGCAAACAGATGGAGCCACTACTGACAGGAGGTTGAACCaaatgctgctgctgctgttgctgttgctgctgatggtgcTCCAAGCtgagctgttgctgctgctgctcggtCTGGAGGCTGTAGGGCGGCTGGTGGTTCTCTCCGGTGGCTATGGTGGTCACCCCGCCGCTGTTGATATTGATGTTTATGGTGCTCTGGGTGTACTGATTCGACTggggatgcggatgcggatgggCATGCGCCACCAGCTGCTGCCCGTAGGGCGGATGGTGTTGCTGCGGCTGCGTGTGCAACTGCAGCGTGTGCTGCTGCAAGTGTTGgatctgctgttgctgctgcacctGGGCCTGGATCTGCGACTGGGTCTGCTGCTGTTGACTGACAGTGGCCACTGCCCGCTGAGCGTTGCTCGCCGGCAGCGTCACTGTGCACTGGGCACTCAAAGCTTCCGCCTGGGAAAtggccaccgcctcctcgTAGGGCGGCGGAGCTTCGCCGCGGGGAAAGTGCGGCTTCCACAATGGATAATGAGTGGCACCAGCGCCGTAAGTGTAATCAATTGCACTCAGATTTCCCTCCATGTAACCCATATTACCGGCAATATAACTAAGCCACAAATggtaattaaaacaaaggccAACAAGGCATATCCAAAGCTACACTTACCCAATGCTACCCACAATGCTGCGCTGATCCTCGGCATTCTGGCGATTCTCCCGCGCCCGCATCTTGCGCTGCCTCAGGCGATTCACCAGGAAGAAGAGCAAGGAGAGCGAGAGCGTGGCCGTAATGCCACTGGCCACCAGTCAAATGCCAAAGTCTGTGCTCCCGTCGCTGAACTGGTCATCGAGGCAGATGACTTCGCAGCAGTTGTTGCCGCTTCCCACCGTCTGAAAGGACTTGCACTTGCTGAAGGCCTCGCAGAGCACCATCTTGCAGGCCTTGGGCAGTCCGCTGTCGCAGATGCACAGCCGGCAGGAGTCCGGCCCGGGCATGTAATGCATGCCAGTCTCGTAAAGTTTGCCATTGAAGTCCCGGCAATGGCCACCTGGGATGAGGCTAGAGCTCACCGCGTTTCCATCTGAGGATGGAAAGTTGATAGAaggttatttaattttttgttgcctaTTTTTTAGGGCACAGAGTGCATGGATGGCAtagatccttttttttattatacttATAAAGTTATTCAAAAAGGGAATATAAAATAGTAATTTAAATATCTAAGCCCCTTTGTATCTTTAACCCATATATGTATCTTCATCATCAACCCATATCTTCCGAAATAAACTTAGAAACTTGAGGAAGAATAGAAATCTTAAAAGCTCCcaagtaatttattttattttcattgaaaaaaaatagtgaAATGAATAGTTTTATGCTAGTATTCTAGTATATCTTTTCCTCTACAAATACTCTTtgtgtattataatttttccatAAATGTTTATATGTATTTGGAACAAGCTCCCACAAATGCATACTCAATGCTGggtttattctttattttggCACACTTGACCAACTTTCGCCTTGCGGATTTAACATTGCGCGACaaaaacccacacacacacacttataaGAATGCAATGAGTGCAGCAGGTGCTGTCAGGACCTTCCAAGTGAATAGGTATAGAGATGGTGGGGTAACAATATTTATCACTTGGGCGAAATTAAATGCAAGTGCTTACCAATTTTTAGCATCATTTGAATGTTTATcagaaaaaaacataaaagtgTATTTTTGCAGCAAGGATACAGTGTGAGAAGGTCCTGGAGAAAGTGGGCGACTCTGGTGGGCAGTGGGTAAGCGAATTTCTGGCCAGGAAACGCACGAGCGAAAATGACAAACAGGCGTAACGCACGCCCccgcaaaaaaataaaaaaaaaaaaatcgcacaaaaaaatgttggGGAGTGTGCATGTGTGCGATAAATACATACACAATACACACCCATACAGAGGAGGCAAGTATAcatgcaaaaaataaacaccaTATGCACACACCCCCAAACAACCGCCCACCGCCCTCAACATACgcatacatatacacacacacagaagcAAAAGCAAAGTAAAATTTTGCAGGCCACTTCCTTCATattgccatttccatttccccaCCCAAAAAACGGTTATGCCCCCCTTTTCACAGGAGTTTCTATGCTGTTTCTCGTTCTCTTCCTCAGTTTCAGAGAGAAAAAGAGCGAACGTGTCCTGGTATTGGTGTAAGCTGCGCCACTGCGTGTATGTGGGAGTGTGTGCCCCGTGTCCCATAAATTGTGAACTCTGTGGCCATGGACCATATTTCCAATTATCAAAAGGCACAAGAATCCTAGCAATGGAAATTGATTTTGCCTCAAAACCCCTTTAGTCACTTTcagaaatattatatttaaacgCCATTTGCGATTTTCACttaaaataattcaacatTTTTGCCAACAAGGATATTGGGTCTGAAATTgcatgagtgtgtgtgtgtgtatcaaATTTTTCACACCAGTCCTTTTCATTGGCTTTTACCTTT
The Drosophila bipectinata strain 14024-0381.07 chromosome 3R, DbipHiC1v2, whole genome shotgun sequence DNA segment above includes these coding regions:
- the LOC108122167 gene encoding serine-rich adhesin for platelets isoform X1, which codes for MRARENRQNAEDQRSIVGSIGYIAGNMGYMEGNLSAIDYTYGAGATHYPLWKPHFPRGEAPPPYEEAVAISQAEALSAQCTVTLPASNAQRAVATVSQQQQTQSQIQAQVQQQQQIQHLQQHTLQLHTQPQQHHPPYGQQLVAHAHPHPHPQSNQYTQSTINININSGGVTTIATGENHQPPYSLQTEQQQQQLSLEHHQQQQQQQQQHLVQPPVSSGSICLQAMPKPPTNAECSYKNCHLNISASVTTAAATSSRRSTPRGSQELLHQLPLQTQQQQYLTVADVEINASASAASYHSLPAASTEPMPTPTHIQQQQQPQHLLAPAIELLQPLEIATISAAPTCSTADSVTQTTQMPLTGTLKNTQIVQQQQQQYSKTPSSSRRYHRTIPRYFAVADPLQVKPKTSSSAGSGTEKPVSKKPMCQCPIQHVPMSYMGSTANANAFLSGAGKLFGTTTSGGSSTSTPTCSLSPGTRHAATLAYGQRAKSSTNLQQQAQDLIISSSTLRRNGCGHEPKIATISKQVGDETHHAQTGSNGGVNVSAIIPPPPLQHPEEISAPPIVLGRVQKRSSSSSAERARSSSGGTSTASGTRSVSSGADSLSTAYLNRKVDAYLSLTQKQQQHFYNQQTQQQPDPSNPTLPPKLYKSLTNLKSVTAATAATSSSSSSASGNNNASVAAIYTLSKPTTSAQRSKEQAPTLTLPPASPSAGSAAEKLSSGKINSSTFYPLANHVTYTLPKHIGGKVSLNSTINSVVSKVPSVISIPPVENNNAAGAAAAAAAQTPGKSTTLPKILRVKTGTGTGTALAIAHCQMPTYPLNPGKPSSSGRSPSKQLQLPVCTTSKNCQNPKEHFLPNDTSLDDDYLSECENCKIAQSAKYYLDAEMLSGNSGGGSSMTPQETMTLQRKSLEETKDEPQESYYRSSHTLPSNAKKHGSNSKNNNRESWQFSTFPAASSSDEDVNE
- the LOC108122167 gene encoding basic-leucine zipper transcription factor A isoform X2; amino-acid sequence: MRARENRQNAEDQRSIVGSIGYIAGNMGYMEGNLSAIDYTYGAGATHYPLWKPHFPRGEAPPPYEEAVAISQAEALSAQCTVTLPASNAQRAVATVSQQQQTQSQIQAQVQQQQQIQHLQQHTLQLHTQPQQHHPPYGQQLVAHAHPHPHPQSNQYTQSTINININSGGVTTIATGENHQPPYSLQTEQQQQQLSLEHHQQQQQQQQQHLVQPPVSSGSICLQAMPKPPTNAECSYKNCHLNISASVTTAAATSSRRSTPRGSQELLHQLPLQTQQQQYLTVADVEINASASAASYHSLPAASTEPMPTPTHIQQQQQPQHLLAPAIELLQPLEIATISAAPTCSTADSVTQTTQMPLTGTLKNTQIVQQQQQQYSKTPSSSRRYHRTIPRYFAVADPLQVKPKTSSSAGSGTEKPVSKKPMCQCPIQHVPMSYMGSTANANAFLSGAGKLFGTTTSGGSSTSTPTCSLSPGTRHAATLAYGQRAKSSTNLQQQAQDLIISSSTLRRNGCGHEPKIATISKQVGDETHHAQTGSNGGVNVSAIIPPPPLQHPEEISAPPIVLGRVQKRSSSSSAERARSSSGGTSTASGTRSVSSGADSLSTAYLNRKVSSKC
- the LOC108122169 gene encoding uncharacterized protein isoform X1 — its product is MYFLALLAFIGNAKDGNAVSSSLIPGGHCRDFNGKLYETGMHYMPGPDSCRLCICDSGLPKACKMVLCEAFSKCKSFQTVGSGNNCCEVICLDDQFSDGSTDFGI
- the LOC108122169 gene encoding uncharacterized protein isoform X2; protein product: MMLKIDGNAVSSSLIPGGHCRDFNGKLYETGMHYMPGPDSCRLCICDSGLPKACKMVLCEAFSKCKSFQTVGSGNNCCEVICLDDQFSDGSTDFGI